Below is a window of Chryseobacterium joostei DNA.
AAAACCGATAGATGCCTATACTGCCAATTTGGAGCATGAAATTATCATACTTGAAAGCGAACTCCTAAACTTATATTTTTATGAAAAAGCTAATTCTATTTTAAAAGAAGAGAATATATATTTGAAACGAGAAAATGAAAGGCTAAAATTAGAACTTGATTATTTTAAAAGAAAATAGCCGGGATCTATCCCGGCTACAATAGTAATTTTAAACTTAATTTATGAGAAATTAAGCTCGTTGTAAAATTACCTTTTTTTTATATATTTGCATTACTTTAAAAGTGGTAATAATAGCACCATTTTTTTTAGCTTTAAATTTACACGAGACCGGGTTTTAGTAGCCCCGGTCTTTTTTATAAAAAAAGGTCTCCTAATTAGGAGACCTTAATTTTTACATTTGACTGAAACTAACAGGGACTGTAACAGAATTTGATATTGTTTGTCCTGTATTAGTAAATACTTCTACTTTTAAAATCCCGCTAGTAGGTGGGTTTGGTATATTGTCGTACAAAGAGAAAGTACGCCATAGAACCTGTCCGGTTTGAAAAGTTTGTCCTTGAACGTCTAAACTAGGACCATTTACATTTTCAGTGAAATCATAAGAATGAAGTTCAGTCCCATGATACCAGCTAATTGTATATTTTACGTTGGTAATTTGTGTAGCTCCTGCGGATTGGGCTTTTAATGTTCTATTGAATCCCATAAGATACATTCTCATTAATGCTCCCTGAACTTGAAATTTTAGGTCAATACTTCCTGATAAAGTTCCTACGAACTGAATTGCAGGAGATACTGTAATATTAAAAGATTTTATTTCACTTTCGTTTCCAAATTCATCTTGAGCCTGAAAATTCAATGTATAAGTTCCTTGTTCTAAAGCTTTAAAATCATAGCTAAATGAATTATTAACCATAGCATAACTGATATAAGCATTATTGGTAGTTTGAATAGCATTTGGATTGCTATTACTACTTGATGAAATCCAAGTCTTGTACTTAATCGTACTATTTGAAGTAGATGGAGTTTTTTTAATCACTCCTGTTAAGTTCATTTGTGTATTAGGACTTACAGTTGTAGCATTCAAATTTAAACTCTCTATTACTATTTGTCTTGCTTCAATAGTTTGTTGTATTTCATAATCTTTTGACACTGTAGCGTTACTAATCGTATAATGAAGAGCTACTTGCCCGGAAACATTAGTACTTAAAGTTGTAGTGAATGATGCTATATTATTGATTGGATATTCTTGTCCTATTACAGCAGGAACCCCATTAAATTTAATTGTTCCATTATAGTCAGTAAATTTAATTTTAAAGCCTGTTGCAGGAGTATTGGCATTTGGAGTAATTTTCATTGTATAAATACTCTCGTCTGATTGCCAAATTTGTGCTGTTCCTCCTATGTATGTATGAGCAAATTCAGATAATCCATATTTTAAGGAAAACTCTTCATCTTTAGAAGTTCCTTTTTCATTTTTAACAGAAAACTTGATAATATGGTCACCTGCTACAGTTCCCGTATATTCAAATGTATTGTTCTGCTCTGTAAATGTATATTCCTGATTAGGATTAAGAACTACACCATTTAATTTTAAAGTTCCTGTTAAATTAGATGTAAATTTGAAAGTTGTTTTAAGCGTTTCAAATTTATAATTTGGTTTTATATTGAATTTTATTTGGTTTTGTTCGCCAATAGCTTTTTCAATAAAATATGTGTCTCTTTCTATTGAAAAACCAAATTGTCCTCCATTAGTAGTTTCTTCCCAATCTCCATCCTGGGAACATGATTGAATAGAAACGACAGTTAATGTTATAGCTAAAAATAATGCTAATAATTTAAATATTTTGTTCATAATTTAATGTTTGTTAGTTAATATAAAATTTTAGTCCAGTAAAAATTGCGTAGTTTGATTTAGAAAATTTTGATTTTATATCATAAAATTGAGTGTAGTTTCCAATTAAAGATATTTTTCTTGCTAAGACTATTTCTAATTCTGCAGAACCAGATATTCCATATACAAATCCCGTTACTTTTTCAGGTATTATTGCATTAAATTTTGGGTCTCTTTCCTTTCCTTCATTTACTTTCTCATAAGCTGCAAATGCTCCTACATAAGCATTAATAAAAACAGGATAAAGACCTTCATACGAATATCCTCCGGAAATATTTAGTCCATACTTTTCATACGGTAGTAACTGATTTCCGGTATATTTAACATTAGTTTTGTGATAAAATACTTCTGCTTTTGCTAAAAATCCCTTATCTCCTAAAACATGATTATAACCTGCTATTGCCATGAAAGAGTTCTTTTTTAGTGAGTCTCCTGATGGAATAAATCCATAAGCAGCATGGATTCCACTTTGTTCAGCTCTTCTCCCTTGTGCGTTAAATAATAATGCGATAAATAATAGTACAATTATATATAATCTCTTTTTCATAACTTCTTTAGTTTACATATTCAGCTCCTAAAATGTAGGATGGTTTTATTTCTAATGTGATATTTCTCTCTCCTTCGTTTTCACTTAATACAGCATTTAGCTTTTTATTTTCATTGATTGTGAATTTATCAAATACATAAACTATTTTCTGTTTAGTTTTTTTGGATATCGTTTCAGGTTGGTTAGTCCAAATTGGTAGAAAAATTTTTTCCTGGGTATCAAAGTCTTGCTCTGACTTTATGCCTTTTTTATTTTTTTTCTCATCAATCGGACTTGTTATAAAACTGATACTTTGAAGGTCATAATTAATATTACTACGATTAGCTATTTCCAACATTATAAAAATTTTCCCATTGGCTGAGTAAACTCCTTTTACAAAGCCTTCTATACCTCTTAATAAAGCTGAGTTCCGGTTGTTAATCCATCCTTTTTTCTTTAGAATTTTTTGTGCTGTTTTCTCATAAACTGGGCTTTCTTCTACAACTAAATTCTTTTTTTCTTCTACTGCAGGTAAAACTTCTGCAGGGGGAGCCTCTGTCTGCTCTTTTGGTTCTGCAGCAACTATTGCTGCAGGAGTTTCATTTACTTTCTTCTTAATAACAGAAGATTTTTTAACTGACTTCTTGTGAGTGTTTTTTTTCTTTTGCTGAGCAAAACATAAAACACTTGCCACAAGGAAAATTGACATTGCTAATTTTCTCATTTTTGATTTATTTTAAAATTACTATTTGACATTCGATATTTGATAGGGGTATTTTTGTTTCCCTGGTGTTTGATTGCCCCCCATAAGATGCTCTACTTAGAATTCCCCCTACTACCGGTATTCTACTTGCTTGACTTACGGCTTCATCCCTTATTATATTTCCTCTTCCTGTAGAGGAAGTATTTTCATTTACAACTAATGGAAGTCCTTCCTCTCCATCATATCCTAATATTTTTCCTGATACTGAATAGGTTTTACCATTAGCCTTAATTGAAGTTATTTTTGCTAAAACTCTGTCTTCTTCTAATTTAATAACACCTGTTGCATAGCTTTTCCCTTTAGGTATATTCTCACCATTTAAAGTAAAGTTCTCTAATAAAACAAATGAAATACTTCTGTTGTTGGTAGCATAACCCTGGGAAATTAACTTAGATTTTACTTGAGTTAAAATAGCTGCCGGAGCTTTTCTCTCTTCATAACTATTATTCGTATAACTTGCTTCTTTAATAGGTTCCTGCTTATATACCTCTGTATAAGTAGGCATATTTTGTGTTGAGTTTTCTACAGGTCTTTTTTTACTTGAATATCCAATTCTACTATTAGATGGTTCTTTCTCCTGCCACATTTCGTAGTTACCATAAGGAGAGTAAGTTGATGATGCAGATTGTTTAGGTGATGCAGATTGTTTAGGTGCTGAAATATCTTGTTTATCTAATTTATCTAAATAGTCTAGCTCATTATTAGCACTTGTATTACCTTGATAACCTGAATTTCCGGATTGCTCTGAAATAACATCGTAGTTCGTATTGTTTTCAGCTTCACCAATTCCATTTACTTTAGCTACAGAAACGGAATCTTTATTAGCGTCCTTACCTCCAACTTTCCAGGAAATTGCCTTTTCTGACTTTTCTTCTTTTTTATTTGCAACCTGGGAAACAATTAGTAATAATAATACCCCAACTATGCAAAAAAATAGAACTTTTTTCTCCTTATAAAATTGAATTACTTTTTCTTCTATTTGTTTATAATCCATTGTTTTGTTGATTTTCCTGATTATTATTTTCTGCAGTAATTTCAGCTTCTTTAATTTCTTCTTTTACTCCAAGTTTATCCAGGTGATAATTTTTTATTCTGAACCCTGTGAAATTATTGTCTACTTGTCTAGTCTGTTCTAATTCTCCTCCTGCTTCTAAATTGTGGATTGTTTTTGATTTTCCGGCTACTACTATGAATTCAGCTTTATAGTTGAATTGATAAGGCTTTTTAGAGAAATCAATTACAATATCCTGTGGTTTTAATTCTATTTTTGTAGAACTTTTTGAGTTGATTATATCAGTGTAAAAATTATCATTGATTAATGATTTTCTTAATCTTTTTGTTGATTCATCAGACATATCAAACGCCTTATTTTGTCTGACATTGATATAGTCCTGGTACGGTTCTAAATTCCAAAAATAATCGTTGAATAGCTGAATTGCTCCTTTTGCTGATGCATCCATATTCTGGCCATAATCTTGACTTCTTACAGCTTTATAAGCTTGGTTATCTACGAAAATATATACTTCATCCTTTGCCTTATTAGTTATTTCAGCAGCTTTATTCATATAAATCAATAGCATTGCTATAGAAAATAAAAAGCAGCCTAATACAGAAACATATATAATTGTTTGCGAAAATTTTTCTTTTTTCGAGATATCGTTTAAAAACTTCATAATTATTTTAAATTTTTGTTACGACTTTTGATAAAGCCATTGCTGCCGATTTTAATTTAGAAGATGCCCCATTAGCTGCACCACCTCCTGAGTCCATTACCCACCCTATAAGGCTTGGAGTACTAAAATAACTTAAGGCTATCATGAAATAGAAGAGCATTCCTAACTGTATGTTTTCAAAATATTGTATCATATCTGCAGGATTTTTAGCCAACTTATGTTCTATAGATGCTAAAAAGACTGTTTTTCCTATCCAATCGATTAGCATTAACCCAGGTATATAAAGGCTTACTTCAATTGCTTTTAATAAAGCGCCTTGCCATAGATGACTTATTGAAGGAATAAAGCTTAAAGAGATATTAATTGGCGCAATAAATACTAAGAGAGCTACTTTAAAAACTACTTTCATTTTAACGTATAGAAACCCGATTATTGCTAATATATTGATTGCTGTTAATGCGAAAATGAAACAACTTTTTTTTAGTTCTAATCCTATTTGGTTAGAAACAATTTCTACAGGATTTATTGAAATTTCTGCAGGTGGTTCTTTCATAAAGTCGTCTATTGATATTCCCATGCTAAAAGGAACTGCAGCACTTCCTTTATAAAGACCTTGTACGAATTTACTATATCCTAAGAGAAAAATTAATAGAGGAACCCATTTTACATAGCCCCATATATCCCCTCCGTCTATCCAATTTCTTACGCATTGAACCAAAGCTCCTGCCCCAGCAATAACTAATAAAATATCTAACGTTGAGTCACTTTGACTAAGAACCTGTGCAAGTGCTTTATCAAAATTTTCGTTTGCATTTTCTGCAACATAATCTAATAATCCCATATTATTTTACATCTTTAAGCTGTTCATTAATAAATAAAAGCTGTTTTTTATTTTGTTCTACTAAGGCAGAAGTATCAGCTAAAACTTTTAATTTATCCTGAGTCTCTATTGCTTCTGCACTATAGGTCATAAGTTTTTTTGTTACTAAATAAGACTGAACGGTGAATGATGATATATCTAAAATTGCATTAATTGCTTGGTCTGCATTTGAGATTTTCTTTTTTTGCTTAATCGCTTTTATTCCACTTACTAAAACTTTTGCTATGTTAATAACATCAGATTTTTTCTTTTCCAATTCAGCTACTTTAGTATTGATTAATAGAGGATTTGGAGACGCTTTTTTTCTCATTTCACTTTGTTTCTCCCTATTCTCCATTGATTGCATTTTGCTATCTATTTGACGTAGATATGCTACCATTTCCTGATTTTGGTCGCTAAGACTACCTAATACTGTTTTTGCTAATTCAACATATTGTGCGTTTACTAAATTGGCAAATAAGCCAAACATTAAAATCAAAATACTCTTTTTCATGATTCTTTATTTTTTTGGTTATTTAATTCTGCATATTCTTTAGCTGTAATAATGGGGTTGTTATTATTTTTTAAATCCAACCTGGTTAACTTTACTTTTTCCTCTGGGTCAGATTCATATATTGCTTTTTCTTCGTTAGAAACCTCCATACCATAAGTTTTAATGTACTTTCTACCCACTAAAATGGCGAATTCTCTACAGTTGATTCCTTCCGGAAGTTTTTTCCCCAAAGAGAATATTACATTTGCCTGACTTTCAGTAAGAGATAAAAGCTCCTGAACATATTTCTTTCTTCCGGAATACTTGCTGATATTTAAAACAAAGCCTAATTCTGAGTTATTAAGAACCGCATTCTTAATAATTTCTGATTCAAAGAAGTCTTCCGGTTCTTGCGAGGTGAAAATAGTTCCTCCATTTTGAGAACGTACGGTTTTAATCGTATCTTTAATAAAGCCTACTAATAAAGGTTTATCCATTGCGGTCCAAACTTCATCATAGTGGATGAACTTAATGAACT
It encodes the following:
- a CDS encoding TraQ conjugal transfer family protein; its protein translation is MNKIFKLLALFLAITLTVVSIQSCSQDGDWEETTNGGQFGFSIERDTYFIEKAIGEQNQIKFNIKPNYKFETLKTTFKFTSNLTGTLKLNGVVLNPNQEYTFTEQNNTFEYTGTVAGDHIIKFSVKNEKGTSKDEEFSLKYGLSEFAHTYIGGTAQIWQSDESIYTMKITPNANTPATGFKIKFTDYNGTIKFNGVPAVIGQEYPINNIASFTTTLSTNVSGQVALHYTISNATVSKDYEIQQTIEARQIVIESLNLNATTVSPNTQMNLTGVIKKTPSTSNSTIKYKTWISSSSNSNPNAIQTTNNAYISYAMVNNSFSYDFKALEQGTYTLNFQAQDEFGNESEIKSFNITVSPAIQFVGTLSGSIDLKFQVQGALMRMYLMGFNRTLKAQSAGATQITNVKYTISWYHGTELHSYDFTENVNGPSLDVQGQTFQTGQVLWRTFSLYDNIPNPPTSGILKVEVFTNTGQTISNSVTVPVSFSQM
- a CDS encoding conjugal transfer protein TraO, yielding MKKRLYIIVLLFIALLFNAQGRRAEQSGIHAAYGFIPSGDSLKKNSFMAIAGYNHVLGDKGFLAKAEVFYHKTNVKYTGNQLLPYEKYGLNISGGYSYEGLYPVFINAYVGAFAAYEKVNEGKERDPKFNAIIPEKVTGFVYGISGSAELEIVLARKISLIGNYTQFYDIKSKFSKSNYAIFTGLKFYIN
- a CDS encoding DUF4138 domain-containing protein translates to MRKLAMSIFLVASVLCFAQQKKKNTHKKSVKKSSVIKKKVNETPAAIVAAEPKEQTEAPPAEVLPAVEEKKNLVVEESPVYEKTAQKILKKKGWINNRNSALLRGIEGFVKGVYSANGKIFIMLEIANRSNINYDLQSISFITSPIDEKKNKKGIKSEQDFDTQEKIFLPIWTNQPETISKKTKQKIVYVFDKFTINENKKLNAVLSENEGERNITLEIKPSYILGAEYVN
- the traM gene encoding conjugative transposon protein TraM, with the translated sequence MDYKQIEEKVIQFYKEKKVLFFCIVGVLLLLIVSQVANKKEEKSEKAISWKVGGKDANKDSVSVAKVNGIGEAENNTNYDVISEQSGNSGYQGNTSANNELDYLDKLDKQDISAPKQSASPKQSASSTYSPYGNYEMWQEKEPSNSRIGYSSKKRPVENSTQNMPTYTEVYKQEPIKEASYTNNSYEERKAPAAILTQVKSKLISQGYATNNRSISFVLLENFTLNGENIPKGKSYATGVIKLEEDRVLAKITSIKANGKTYSVSGKILGYDGEEGLPLVVNENTSSTGRGNIIRDEAVSQASRIPVVGGILSRASYGGQSNTRETKIPLSNIECQIVILK